From a region of the Hypanus sabinus isolate sHypSab1 chromosome 2, sHypSab1.hap1, whole genome shotgun sequence genome:
- the LOC132406801 gene encoding P2Y purinoceptor 13-like: protein MYATIDPFNMNTSHYNSNLNKSSAGKCIRNTQITRIVFPVLYTILFIGSIGLNSLAIRIFFQIPSSSTFNVFLKNIVAADFLMTLTLPFKILSDTQLAPWQVRWFVCRFSSVIFYFTMYVSIILLGLVSLDRFLKITKPFGRSCLHKTGFSKILSVVIWATMFLLSVPNIILSNKEPTAKLVKKCADLKGPAGLKWHSIVNYICQIIFWVVCITMVVLYTIISKKVYKSYIKSRSKDGQTQRKTKAKVLLIVQVFFTCFALFHFVRLPYTFSQMGKVRDCGTQNTLYYIKETGLWLCASNICLDPLIYIFLCKAFRSKICKKQENNTGIRMTLRMTQSTANED, encoded by the coding sequence ATGTATGCCACTATTGACCCCTTCAACATGAATACCTCCCATTACAACTCCAACCTGAATAAGTCCTCTGCAGGCAAGTGCATACGAAATACACAGATCacccggattgtgttccctgtaCTCTACACCATCCTCTTCATCGGCAGTATTGGCCTAAACAGTCTAGCCATCCGAATATTCTTCCAGATACCGAGTAGCTCCACCTTCAACGttttcctgaaaaacattgttgcTGCCGACTTTCTCATGACTCTAACACTCCCTTTTAAGATCCTCAGCGACACCCAACTAGCTCCCTGGCAGGTGAGGTGGTTTGTATGTCGCTTTTCATCAGTGATCTTCTACTTCACCATGTATGTTAGCATCATTCTTCTGGGTCTGGTAAGCTTGGATCGCTTCCTCAAGATCACCAAGCCCTTTGGGAGATCTTGCTTGCATAAGACTGGATTCAGCAAGATTCTGTCAGTGGTAATTTGGGCCACCATGTTTCTTTTATCTGTTCCCAATATTATCTTGTCAAATAAGGAGCCAACAGCAAAGTTGGTAAAAAAGTGTGCGGATCTGAAGGGCCCGGCGGGATTAAAGTGGCACAGCATTGTAAATTACATCTGTCAGATCATCTTCTGGGTGGTGTGCATTACTATGGTTGTGCTGTACACCATAATATCCAAGAAAGTCTACAAGTCCTACATAAAGTCCAGAAGCAAAGATGGCCAAACCCAGAGGAAGACAAAAGCCAAGGTGTTACTCATTGTGCAGGTCTTCTTCACTTGTTTTGCACTATTCCATTTTGTCCGACTGCCGTACACATTCAGCCAGATGGGCAAAGTGAGGGACTGTGGGACACAGAACACCCTGTACTACATTAAAGAGACGGGGCTCTGGCTTTGTGCCTCCAACATCTGCCTGGATCCTTTAATTTACATTTTCTTGTGCAAGGCCTTCAGAAGCAAGATATGTAAAAAGCAGGAAAACAACACAGGCATAAGGATGACGTTAAGAATGACCCAAAGCACAGCAAATGAAGATTGA